A segment of the Manis javanica isolate MJ-LG chromosome 10, MJ_LKY, whole genome shotgun sequence genome:
atgagcatgggatagatttccatttattggtggtcttctttaatttctctcaagtgtcttgtagttttcagagttacTCTTTCACCTtctcagttaggtttattcctaggtattttattctgtttgatgcaactgtaaatggagttgttttcctgatttctctttctgctaattcattgttagtatataggaatgcaacagatttctgtatattaattttgtatcccgtaacattgctgaattcagttattagttctaatagtttttggtggagtctttagggttttctgtgtataatatcatttcatctgcaaacagtgacaatttaacttcttccttaccaatctggatgccttttatttctttgtgttgtctgattactgtgctagtatttgtttcacatgtttaggtcctcctatattgggtgcatagatatttataatggtttcatcctcttgttggaccgaaccctttataattttgtaatgtccttctttgtcttttgttactttctttgttttgaaatctattttgtctgatataagtactgctactcctgctttcttctccctattatttgcatggaatatctttttctatcccttcacttttagtctgtgcatgtttttgggtctgaaatgagtctcttgtaggcagcatatatatgtgTCTCGTTTTTTCTATCTGTTCTGCCAGCCCCTTAATCAGTTAAGTAATTTTCTAACCAGGAGGAGAGATTGACCTCTGGAGTCTAATAAACCTATATGGATAAAGAGTGATGAGATGTGGATCAACAGTCACCTGAATAACCTTATTCTTATGACAAAACTTCAAAGAGAATATTAATCAACTGTATACATCGTGCCtaatgctgacccctacccaaaaggccctataaaaccccaaactgtAAACCTTAAGCGTGCCTCTTCTTtgaggttgcccgcactcccatttgagtgtgtactgtcttatcaaataaattttcttgttCCATAAGCCaattgcacttgtctctgaactcctTTTCATGATAAAGACAGGAACTCGCTGGCCTCCACCTCTGATGGTACATGTCTTtttcactttgctatttcacttGACTTTCTAGTCCTAACAcagtccttttctctttccctgttttgtttcagaccagtagggaatGGAAGTTTccaaaacataatctcactccgtTTAGTGCTCCAAGGCTTCTCCAACTTTTGGGGTGATAAGGATAAAATTCCCATGGCATGTAGATCAAGCAGGCAtcagatgccaggtgaccctggctctaggagttggcaggggatctgccctatgctgagcaggagttccctggacttccctctcctcctctgctcttccttgctctctatggcctgcatggctgctgccattcaccaATACTCTCGCTGTAGTGAATTCCTCTCTTGCTGGCACTTATTTGACCTGATCAAGTATTCTTTCCTGATCAGAATCAAGAGCTCTTCCTCATCCAGGCTAAGGTTTCACCTACTGCCCAGAAAAGACCTCCCCAGACATGGCTGCCTGGCAACAGGACAGCCACACTGGCAAAGAGCTGCAGTGTAACCCATCTGTAAAACCCATAGAGACTTTACTCAAGTGCCTGTCCCAGACCACTTTTCCAAAGGAGCGGGGCTGGCCCATTCCAGTGGACTTGAACAGGGAAAGGAGCCCAACCCCATCAGAGGTCATCTGGGCCATGAGGAAGCCGCCCAGCACCAGCTCCATTCCCTGGCCAGTCCAGCACCTTTTTTGAAGTGGTATCCTCCACCTCACCCTGAGCCCCTCCAGGGTCGGCAGTTCTGGAGTACAGTCTCTAGTCCTTTCCTCAGTCTTCTGAGGGGCATCTgggcccctgccccctgccctctaCAATCACCCTGATATAGACTGAGCTAGTTCCTTCCTGATAACTGGGATTGACAATGCTCCCTACTTGGGTGAGGTTTAGGGACCCCATTCCCTCAGTCCCTCTTCAAGCCAGTCTTTCCTGCCTTTGGAATCTCAGTGTCTGAGTGGCCTGGATCCTGGCTGTGTGGCcgggcagagcagggcctgggcagggccaAGCAGAGGGCAGTGTAAGTGGCACCCTGGACAGGCACAGGGCCACTTCAGAGTGAAAGGGTAACAACTCTCACACCCGATTTACCTAAGTCCTCCCGGACAGCCCTCCCAGCAGCCAGGAGAGTCTCACTACTGTGTGTGGCACCCCCACACCCTTCCCACACTTGTCCTTGCCTTTGAGGCCAGGTATTCCCTTTGCTCTCCTCATCACCTTTCTGCCCTATAGAACTGCTTTGGCAAGAGGTAGCCTCTTCCTTAAACACTTGTGCATTTTCTTCCTAATCCTACAGAGGCTGGGAGTGTCATAGATCTCTCAGGGGGGAACCCTGTGTGCTGAGCCAGATGAgggcacccaggcccagggatggTGTTGAATGCGAATGTGTCTTAAATGAGAGAGAGTGGAGCCTCCTGCCAAGAACCTTCTGAGTTCAGGAACATTAAGGTCCAGTGAGTTGGCAGACCAGCAGAAAGCATTCAGAAGCATTCAGGAAGGATTCAGTAGAGTGGCCTGCATGGCAGAAGGTGTGGCCATGTGGGCCCAGAGGACAGAGTGGAGGAAGACAATTGTTGCTGACAGTCTTTCCAGGGCAGGCATTTTCCATTTCCTGGGTGTGGCGTTTTCAAAGGCATAAGTTCTTGTGAAATAGTACAAAGGTCAGACAGATGGGGGACAAAACATGTTCCAGAATGACTGTATTTATGCCAGAGAGCTTGGAGGCCAGACTGGGCACAACCTCCCTGAGTGGGGAGGACAGACTCTTCTGATCACatcctgtgtgtctgtctcctgcAAAGCCATGTGGCTGTACTTGGCGGTCCTCGTGGGCCTGTACTACCTCCTGCGCTGGTACCGGGAGAGGCAGGTGGTGAGCAACCTCCGAGACAAGTATGTCTTCATCACGGGCTGTGACTCGGGCTTCGGGAACCTGCTGGCCAGGCAGCTGGACATGAGAGGCTTGAGGGTGCTGGCTGCGTGTCTGACGGAGGAGGGGGCTGAGCAGCTGAGGCGGAAGACGTCAGACAGGCTGGAGACAGTGATCCTGGATGTCACCAAGACAGACAACATCGCTGCGGCCACCCAGTGGGTGAAGGAGCGTGTGGGGCACAGCGGTAACATCCAGATTTCTTCTGCGTGTGTGAAGGGGAGAGCCCTGTCTGTTCTCTTGGGAAGATTCCCAGCGTTTTGAGGGGCTGAAGTCAACCGGCTTTGTTCACCTCACTCAGCTTGCCAGATAAACCTCTGCTCTCTCCACTTGTTCCACCTCCCAACCTTTGATCTCTGGAGTTCTGGGAAGACTTTGCCTAGATCTTTCCAGAATTCCTGTCTATAGTGTCCCTTCCTCCTTCAGCACAAGATCTGCTTTCCTTGAAGCTTAGTgcggtggtggtgggggggcagCCCAGGGCCCACTTCCTGGAGGAGCTGTGGAGCTGGGGAAGTGCTGGAGCTGGGCCCCTGTTCTCAGCACTTTCCACGTTCCTGCTGGTGACCCACTGCCATCTGACCAGGGAGATAACACCACCCATTTCAGGCATGGGCACTAAGCTTTCAGGACTTGGCCGTGGAAGGTAAAAAACTAGCATGGGGTGACTTTCTCTTTCTTGCATTTCTTACTACAACTGTGCCTGTTTTATtatgaagggaagaaaagaacatAAATTTGTTTTATCTGTTCTAAAGGTAAAATATGACAGTTATTGAAACTGCAGGAAAGTACACTGATGAAAACAAAACTCACACATAATCTCAATACTCAGAGGCAAGCACTGCCGACATTTTGATGGtatggtatgtatgtatgtaaaatagAATAAGGTATTCTATTTTGCATAGTTTGTAACCTATTCTTTTGATTGCAAGAAAATGAGCATTCCTACAACATAATGAACATTTCTTCAAAACATCCTTTTTAATGACTGAGAATATTCCAGCTTTTGAGTAGCATTGTGTAAGAGTAGCTCATGGAACTTTATGAAATGGTTTGCCACATTTTATTCATCATATGCCACATAATGGATGGCATAGTAAATTTCTTTTTACCCAAATCTCTCTCTTACCAGGTAAATTGATGAGGTTCTTAGAAGTAAAATGGGTGGGGAGAGGATATGGATCCCTATAAGGGCAGGCAGGTTTCTGAGCAGGACAGGCACTCGACTCTCCGGGTCAGCATTCTGCATCCTCCAAGCCAGCTCCCTGCAATTCCTGCTCCAGCTGCCCTGAGGAAACTCTTTCCTCGGATTATGTCTTTGAGGCTTGCAGAAAGGTGACCATGAAGCTGGGTGAACTGTGGACCAACGGGGACGGGGAAGCGGGGGCCCTGTGGAGGTGGTAGGAGAGGGGCAGAATTTCTGGGGCCAAAGGTCAATCTGTCCACAGGGTTTGATGGCGGTTCTGAGGGTGGTGTCAGGGAGTTGGGGTGAGACAGCCTTGCCTCCCCACAGAGGCTGGGCCTTGGAATTCTCCAGATTCCCTGGGAACATTGCTCAATGCTGATGCAGGGTCTTCAAGCCGTGTCCCCCGGGATCACTCCCAGGCCTGTTCTCCACGTTCCCCCAAACCTGGGATTTCAGGCCTGCTCTCAGACCTTTGCCATCTTTTATTGCATTTCTCTTTAtcctttgtcttttcttcctttcctcccctccttccctcctcctctctctctgagtctCTCTCCCTCACAGAATGCTGTTGAGCCCTTATTAAAGAGTCCAGAAAGTCTGAAAATGTAGGTGGATAATATAATGCCTGTGAGGAAAACACCAATGTGTGAAAACCCAAATGTTCCTGTCCGCGTTCCACACTTAGTGTCCTCAACATCACTGCCTGCCAGCACTGGTCCACAGCACTGGACCAGGGGCTGGGCCGGGCCAGGCCAGGGTCCGTAAGTCAGGAGGAAGGCATACTGTCTGTCCTCCAGCAGCTCACAGGGTCTGCTTGCCCCTAGGCCCTGAAGGCAGTGTGCTGGATCTGCTCCCCATGTATCCTCACTCAGGATGCCCTACTGACGGGGAGGGGAATGGGAGGACAGCTGTGTCTTCACCGTACCATCACAGCACAGTGGTATTCTGTGTCTCCCCCACTGctgtgcccagggctctggggcctGGTGAACAATGCTGGCATCGCTATGGCCCCGACACCCAATGAGTGGCTGGTCAAGCAGGACTTTGTGAAGATACTGGATGTGAACCTGTTGGGCATGATCGAGGTGACCCTGAGCCTGCTGCCCCTGGTGAGGAAGGCGAGGGGACGTGTGGTCAACGTCTCCAGCATTATGGGACGCCTGGCCCTTTTGAGTGGAGGCTACTGCATCTCCAAGTACGGCGTGGAGGCCTTCTCGGACTCCCTCAGGTATTGCACTGGGACTGAGGTCCTCCCTAGGTccttctgcctctgggcttctgggGAGTGTTTGCTGGGGGTTCATGTCCTCACACCTTCAGAGGCTCTTTCTTCCAGTTTCCTCCTCTTGCCTGGTGTCAGGCAGTCATGGGAAATCACCTGCCTATATCCTGGGTGTCCCAGTGGGGGTTTTGATTCCACCTAACCCTGGCCTGCAGGAGAGCCCACAGTCAGAAAGTATCTGGGGCCAAGTTGGAACCTGCATAGTCGGCTGTAGAGCCCACGCCCAGGGCACTTCTGTGACTGCACAATAAATGTGTCTGAGGATGACAACATTTGGTCCCTCAGGAAGTCTGACAGCTGAGACAGGGACATGTGATACAGAACTGGGTGGCCATCTGCCCTGCTGCTGGTGACTGTGTTAGCCGTGGTGAGTGTGGTGGCCAGTTATTGAGGAGAGGGTCCCAAGAGGGCTCTGAACTGAGGATTGAAGAATGGAACTTGTCAAGCTGGCAACCTGGCAAAGTAGGGCAGGAAGCCTTTCTGGACGCCTGGGTCCTGGATGAGTAATGGTGGCCCACCTATGCTGCAGGGTCCTCTGGGGTAAAGGATAAGGCCTGGTCTGGCTGTAGGGATGCTGGGCATGTGGGCATGGGTGGGATCTGCAGGGATGTGGGCCCTGGGCAGGCTGTGGTCCTTCATGCTGTTGGCAGCAGAACCCCATGAAAGGGATTTAATCAGGGGAGCCACTTACCTAATCAGCCTGTAGAGAGCCAACTGGCTGCGGGCAGAGgaagtctctgagtgtgtgggagctAAGATAGTTAGCCCCCATGGGTGCAGCCCGCATTCGCTGGATATAGCCCTAGGGGGCCTAGTTAGAGAGCATTTAAGGCAGAGATGCCCCTAGAGGCAGAGGACAGCCAGGGCACTAGAacaggagaggggaggaaggacTGAAGGGGTATGGAGGAGGGGAAACAGGCAAAGTCTGAAGAATCTATGGGTCATGAGGGGAAATAGGAGGAGGTAGCATTTAAGGGATGTCTTGCAGCCGACTGGGCAGGATTtagctcgtgtgtgtgtgtgaactacATGGAGAACTGGACAAGCTTTATGCAAAGAAGCTGCTGTTGCCAGTCGTTCTTCCCTGGCACGGTACCTTGCGACAATGCAAGTTTCCCTCGTTATCTCAACCAGTCGTGTGTTAGGGTTACattgtttctgtttgttgtgtTTTGTCTCCCAAAGCCTCTGAAGTTTTGCCTCTTTGCCTGTCTGCCTTGCAGAAGGGAGCTCTCCTACTTCGGGGTGAAGGTGGCTGTGATTGAGCCTGGTTACTTCAAGACTGCCATGACCAACTACGACAGGCTTTTCAGGTGCTTGCAGGAGGCATGGGAGCTGACCAGCTCAGAGGTCAAGGATCTCTATGGGGAGGAGTTCCTGGCATCCTGTGAGTGAGCTGCAGTCTGTGGGGGACAGAGCAATCATGGTCTGCCCTGGGTTTCCCATGAATGCCCCATACAGCGCCAGGGCTACTCTGGGTGCTGACTCACTCATACAGTGGGGACATTTACTGTTCCCATGTTTCCATGTGGTCACCTGGTAAACTAAGGAGAGGCTCTGAGCTTTTAGTTTGGGACCACTTCTCATATGAAGCCCTCGTTATGTTGAGGATGAAATTGAAGCCAGAGAAGATGATAGACCTGTGATTACAGAGCCTGTTGGTTTTGTGCTTAGATGTCCGGTATTTGTAGAGCCCCAGTGTGTGTAGCCTGTATTCACTGAATTATAGCCCAAGGGGGCCTAGTTAGAGAGCATTCTAGGGCAGTGTTGGGCCACATTGCAATGAAACCTATGAATTTGTTTTGCAGCATGATTTTGGGGGGCAGAGGAATTTTTAGAAACTTTTAAGTTGGTCCCAAAGTGGGAGGACtgggaaatgaaaatatgtttggATTATGTCTCCTTCTGAACAGCCACGAAACTCTTTGCAAAGTTGGAAAGTAGGTGGTCTGACAATACATCCTTGGTGACGGACTGCATGGAGCATGCCCTGACTGCCTGCTATCCCTGCACCAGATACATACCTGGCTGGGATGCTAAGTTCTTTTACCTCCCCCTGAGCTACATGCCCACCTTCCTGGTGGACACCATGCTTTATTGGGTGGCTCCAGAGCCTTCCAAAGCCCTGTAACCCCAGCTtggggtgtgtgggagggtggagTGGGGACTGGGTGAGGGAGGGGATGCATGGTGGGGAGCGGAGAGAGGGGTTCTGAGGTTACCAGGAGTgcccatcctccctccccacccccctggGTGGTTACTCAGGACTCTGGGGGATACTTGGTTGTAAAAACATTTTGTGCCTGAGGGACACCTGGGAGTCTCATGGCCCTCCTGCCACCCTGGGGAATCCATGCCTTCAGGGCAGTGTGAGCAATGGGGTGGGTCTCAGCCCCCACTTGGCTGTCCGTGCCATCTCCTCCTCAGGGTGTTCTTGGCCTTGGCGTCTCCCTCACCCCAGGATGGAAATGGCCTGGGGGTTAACAACTCACTTCTTCTGAAGATGCCCGTGTACAGGGTTTGGGATGTGAAGGGCGACCATCCAGCTGACCCATCAGCCTCATGTGCCAACCAAACAGCCCTTGCTCAGAAGGGGGTGTCTTCTGCCAGAATCTTAACAGATGACACAGAAACCACTTTTTGATTTATCTTGAAACTGTGGATTCTTGCAAGTCATTTTtgcctcaaaataaaaaattgagaagCTTGCCAAGTTCTAGTGGTCCTGTGGTCTTGGGAAGCAGTGGAGTGTGGGTCTCTGAAAGGGACAGTCAGCCGCCTCTGGGGAGGTTAAGGGGTATGGGATGACCTGAAGAGAGATTTGTAGTGGGAAGTCAGATCATGTCCTTCCTTCCACAGAagcaggggcagggggtggggtggggtctaATGTCTCCTCTCCAGGATTGGTCAAGTACCTGGGGTCACAGGATTAGACACGAGACAGACAGGCAAGGAGAGGTCGTTCAGTCACTGGCAGGGCTCAGAACTTTCCCTGGAGATATCCAGCCTCTCCCCTCTGCAGCAACCTCTCTGTGACCCCTCCTTCAGAGTCACCAccctctgtcctggccacccCAGTCTTCCCTGCCCAGGGCCACTTGCCGCACCCTGCAGTGGAGGGCAGGAAGAGTGTCTTCTGGGTCTGAGTCTTCAGCTGTTGTGTTCATTGCTAACCTTTGTTGcccacctactgtgtgcaggcagGATCCCTTCATTAACCCGAGCCTCCTGAGGCCCCTACTCTCCCCGAATCCAGTGTTCTGCGGACCTTCCCAGTAAGGACTCAGCAAAGAAAGCATTTGCAGAAGTGGTACAGATTCTAGGGCTGCGAACACTGTGGAGTTGGGTGGGGGTCTTAGTTTTGTTCCCTCTGCTAAAACCAAAGGTAGGGAGCTTTTGGGGAATGTTCATCTGTAGAGCAGTATCAATGTCTCAGTGAAAAGGTGGCTGAGCCCTTCCTTCTCCCCCTAAAGTGAGGGCTTGGTGTCAGAGAAAGGGCTGCTTTAGACACAAAGGTGACTGGCAGGCTCCTCGAGGATTTCTGAGCCCATCACAGCTCGGGTCAGCCTACTCACGGTCAATCCATGGCCCCAATTGAAAGGCAAAGCAAGATCTTCATTCTTCATCTGAACCCCCCAGAGTTTCATAACTTTACtgagttactttaaaaataaaagttaaatttacTAGCAAAAATGGGCTTACTTGGGATAGCAGAGAATTCCAATCTTGGATGtgcaagctatggcaaaaccacAGGTAAGCCCAGAGGAAAAGAGCGGAAAGCTCTTACAGAAGAAGGAGCTGAGTTGGGAGAGCAGATGCGGGGATAAAGCCCAGCGGAGCAAACTGGCAGTTCCTCATCCTGGCTGTGCTGTGACAGTCTCAGCGGCTGGACTTTACTGGGAGGCACAGGCGGAACCTCCCTGCTGGGGCGGAAGGCGAGTGCAGCAGCTTGGCCTCAGTCTCTGCTGGTGGGGTCTGAAACGCTGGCAGAGGGGTGTGTAGAAGGCCAACCCCCTGACCTCCTGCTCCCCTCCTGCTCCATGTCATCGAGGTTTCCCTTTATTAGCATTCACACCGACCTGCACACGCAGCTAAAGGTCCTGAACAAACAGAGATAAAAGGCGGATGGTGGAGCCACTTTGCAGCCTGGGGGCCATGTGTTCAGGAGGGCTGGACTCAGCCCCAGGAGTGCCCTCCAGAGTGTCAGAGAACTGTGAGGGACAAACCCCTGTCCCTCCATGCTGGGGTCTacagagggggcagggctgcagccAGATGGGTGCCATGGCCCAGGCTGTGGCCTGAGACTTGAGGGTGCCAACTTTCAAAGGCAGAGCCACAGTGGTGGTGAAAAAGAAGTCCAGTGCAAACAGCCCAGGTCCTCACTCTAGACCCTCAGTGGACCCAAGTGGGGCTCCTTGCAGGCTTCTTCCTTGGGGAGGGAGCCAGATTCAGTCTGATGGGTTAGAACCCTGGCCACGGGGGTGCCACGAAGAGTCCAAGAGGTGCTACAAAGAAGCTGCCCTCACTGCCCATCTTTGATGTCCTTGCTCTTTCTGAGGAGCACAGGGTCAGTGACTCCTGACCCACAACTCATCTCCTCCAAGCATCAGATCGCCAGCCCTGAAGGCACTGATGTGTCTGCACATTTTGGGGTCCCacctgcaggtgtgtgtgtgggtgctgCATGCCTGTAGGGCTGGAAAGGAGCTTGCACAAGTAACCCTCTCCCGGTCCTTTCCCTCACCTTGTCTCCCTTTCTCTGGAAAACCGACCCTGAGTGGAGCAGGGgaatgggtgggggtgggtgggtgagggctTCGCCCCGCCTCCTGACAGTGATCCCTGCGGGCTTTCTGCAGAACACCACCAGGGGTCGCGCGTGGCCCGCAGTGCAGTCCCTGAGCGGCCCAGCATCTCTTCGGCAGGCTGTGCGGTGGGGTGGCGATCGCCGCGGCTGGACGCCCGGTGCCGGGTCTCAGCGCAGAATCGCTCCCGCCAGCGTCCAACCCCCGGCACAGCTGCAGGATTTCACGCTGTGGCCCCGGCCGTTCCGAGATGAGTGAGGGTCACCCCGGGCTTCTTCTCCCCCGTACGGCTCTCTTCCGAATTTCCTGCGATCGTTCCAGCCTGCGGTGGACTCCTCAGCTCCTGGCACCCTTGGCAAGCGGGCACGTTACTTCCCTACTCACAAGCGTGAAGCAGCAGGCGTGCGGACTGGGAGATGGCTGTGCTGCACGGCCCCTTGGGAACTTATGGTCGAGGAAATGTGTGGTCACATTTGCAGTTCCTATCAAGCAAAGGAACCAGAACCTTATGCCGAACAGTGTCCGGTGACTGGGCAGCACTGCATGTCGCCCCGTCCCCTTTGAGTTTCCAGGGCTCCTTCCTTCCGCCAGCCTTTTTCCTCCCCGACCTTTGGGAAGCCTCGTAGGAGGGTCCTGGCCGGCTCCGCAGCACCAGGACCCGGCTGCTTTCTGCAGGACCAGCCATGctgtgctgctctgcctcccacctGGAGGGATGGACCCTTTCATGGCTGCAGCCAGCTCTCAGCAGTCCCACCTACAACCAAAGGGAACAATGAGGAAGGCGTCCAGAGCAGAGACACTGGCTTTTTTTGTGCCTTCCCCAGTCCAGCGCCTTTTATGAAGTGGTATCCTCCACCTCACCCTGAGCTCCTTCAGGGTCAGCGATTCTGGGGTGCAGTCTCTAGGCCTTTCTTCAGTCTCCTGAGGGGCGCCCgcaccccagcccctccaccaTCACCCTGATACAGATTGAGCTAGTTCCTTTTTTGGTGCCTTCACGCATCAGGGCTGGGGGAGAGAGTGGCAGCCGCCAGGGCTGTGTGAGGTGACAAGGCTTCAGGTTGGACTTGAATTTCTTGCATCTAGGCTAATTGGTGTGGTGATGCATCCGCCTTCAGAAGTTATAGTGTGGCTCACCCAAGGGCCCTGTGTCTGTTGCCAGGGGTGGAAGAGAGGAGAGCTCTTCTCAGCAGGGTGCAGCCTCTCCCACTGTCCCCTGAGCCTGAGCCTTCTTGCCTCTCCCTGCTCTATGGCGGCTCTCATGGACCTCTCTTTTATGTATCGCTGGTTCAAGAACCGCAATCTGGTCTCCAACCTCCCAGACAAGTACGTCTTCATCACGGGCTGCGACTCAGGCTTCGGGAACCTGCTGGCCAGGCAGCTGGTGGATCGGGGCATGCGGGTGCTGGCTACTTGCTTCACGGAGGAGGGGGCCCAGAAGCTTCAGCAGGATACATCCTACCGACTGCAGACCACACTACTGGATGTCACCAAGACTGAGAGCATCCAGGCGGTGGCCCAGTGGGTGAGGGACCAAGTGGGCGAGCAAGGTGGGGTGACTCGCATTCTTTGGCTTTCCCAGTTcaccttcttcctttctcccataGCTCAGGGACCCTGTTGTTCAGATGGGGTGGGAGAGGTGGTATGGAGAAGGGGGCTGGTGCTCTGGCTGGTGGGATTGGAAACTGTTGCCTGGTTTGGCCTGTTCATATTGTTGCCAGTTGGcagtgtctggggaggtctctccttgTGCACTCaaagaaacctcaacctggacgggAAAGAATTCTCTATCAGGTCaaacaagtgccagcaagaaaggaattcactACAGCGAGAGTATTAGtggatggcagcagccatgcaggccatagagagcaaggaagacctgaggaggagagggaagtCCAGGGAACTCCTGCTCGGCTGctaactcctaaagccagggtcacctggtatcCAGTGTCACTGACAGTGCTTGACTGCACAGTGTGGGAATTat
Coding sequences within it:
- the RDH16 gene encoding retinol dehydrogenase 16, whose protein sequence is MFQNDCIYARELGGQTGHNLPEWGGQTLLITSCVSVSCKAMWLYLAVLVGLYYLLRWYRERQVVSNLRDKYVFITGCDSGFGNLLARQLDMRGLRVLAACLTEEGAEQLRRKTSDRLETVILDVTKTDNIAAATQWVKERVGHSGLWGLVNNAGIAMAPTPNEWLVKQDFVKILDVNLLGMIEVTLSLLPLVRKARGRVVNVSSIMGRLALLSGGYCISKYGVEAFSDSLRRELSYFGVKVAVIEPGYFKTAMTNYDRLFRCLQEAWELTSSEVKDLYGEEFLASSTKLFAKLESRWSDNTSLVTDCMEHALTACYPCTRYIPGWDAKFFYLPLSYMPTFLVDTMLYWVAPEPSKAL
- the SDR9C7 gene encoding short-chain dehydrogenase/reductase family 9C member 7 isoform X2; this encodes MHPPSEVIVWLTQGPCVCCQGWKRGELFSAGCSLSHCPLSLSLLASPCSMAALMDLSFMYRWFKNRNLVSNLPDKYVFITGCDSGFGNLLARQLVDRGMRVLATCFTEEGAQKLQQDTSYRLQTTLLDVTKTESIQAVAQWVRDQVGEQGLWALVNNAGVGLPSGPNEWLTKEDFVKVINVNLVGLIEVTLHMLPMVKKARGRIVNMSSSGGRVAVVGGGYCVSKFGVEAFSDSLRRELHYFGVKVSIIEPGNYRTSILGKEGMETRMRKLWERLPQETRDSYGEEYFHI